One Kineococcus aurantiacus genomic window carries:
- a CDS encoding N-acyl homoserine lactonase family protein translates to MIPAALRPRAVGTWTVSLVHYADRDGVRGQHFADHDEHAGEPHPTAYFCWLLVGAAEVVLVDAGISPGRAAAAPGLRYRGSPVALLADAGVGADDVDRCVLTHLHYDHTGCVRELPRARLVVQRAELDYWTGPVAQRIRREHWLRTPADVEHVARAVAAGRGTALDGDADLAAGLSVHLVGGHTAGTQVVRVVTAAGPLVVASDASHFYENLEADRPGPLLHTTGLVHAAYDRVRELSAGGPGFLPGHDPGVLHRFPALPGSAGAVVRVA, encoded by the coding sequence GTGATCCCGGCCGCGCTGCGCCCGCGCGCCGTGGGGACGTGGACGGTGAGCCTGGTCCACTACGCCGACCGCGACGGCGTGCGCGGTCAGCACTTCGCCGACCACGACGAGCACGCCGGTGAACCGCACCCCACCGCGTACTTCTGCTGGCTGCTCGTGGGCGCCGCGGAGGTCGTGCTCGTCGACGCCGGGATCTCCCCGGGACGGGCGGCCGCCGCGCCGGGCCTGCGCTACCGGGGCTCCCCCGTGGCGCTGCTGGCCGACGCCGGGGTGGGCGCGGACGACGTCGACCGCTGCGTCCTGACCCACCTGCACTACGACCACACCGGCTGCGTCCGGGAACTGCCGCGGGCCCGGCTCGTCGTCCAGCGGGCCGAGCTGGACTACTGGACCGGACCGGTGGCGCAGCGCATCCGCCGCGAGCACTGGCTGCGCACACCCGCCGACGTCGAGCACGTCGCGCGGGCCGTCGCGGCCGGCCGGGGGACCGCCCTCGACGGCGACGCCGACCTCGCCGCGGGCCTGAGCGTCCACCTCGTCGGCGGCCACACCGCCGGGACGCAGGTCGTGCGGGTCGTGACCGCCGCCGGGCCCCTCGTCGTCGCCTCCGACGCCAGCCACTTCTACGAGAACCTCGAAGCCGACCGGCCCGGCCCGCTGCTGCACACGACGGGTCTGGTCCACGCCGCCTACGACCGGGTGCGGGAGCTGTCCGCCGGGGGGCCGGGTTTCCTGCCCGGGCACGACCCCGGGGTGCTGCACCGGTTCCCCGCGCTGCCGGGCTCGGCCGGGGCCGTCGTCCGCGTCGCCTGA